A stretch of Halostagnicola kamekurae DNA encodes these proteins:
- a CDS encoding NADPH:quinone reductase, with product MRAVRYHEHGDADVLELEEIPTPEPDEDEVLVEVGAAGINPVDTYFREGSYAPAELPWIPGSDFAGTVEAVGDEVTAFEPGDRVFGTGLGKDIPGTCAEYAASPTDRIATLPDGVSLETGAALGVPAVTAWRSLIDHAELEPAERCLVHGGSGGVGHAAVQIAAATGAEVTTTAAPEYHEKLESLGADVVLDYAREDLEDAVITAGAPDVILDHRLDDYLQFDANVATQGTRVVGIGNTVPEAGFSNVPAARSKELRIHLISMFNTSDLAAVLRRVATLLSSGELSPEIDRTYDLSEVPEAHEAVLSESFFGKLVVTP from the coding sequence ATGAGAGCCGTTCGATACCACGAACACGGCGACGCGGACGTACTGGAACTCGAGGAAATCCCAACGCCCGAACCCGACGAAGACGAAGTGCTGGTCGAGGTCGGCGCGGCGGGGATCAATCCCGTCGACACCTACTTTCGCGAGGGGTCCTACGCGCCCGCGGAACTGCCGTGGATCCCCGGATCGGATTTCGCCGGGACCGTCGAAGCCGTCGGCGACGAGGTAACCGCGTTCGAGCCGGGCGACCGGGTGTTCGGCACCGGACTCGGGAAGGACATCCCGGGAACCTGTGCGGAGTACGCCGCGTCGCCGACCGATCGGATCGCGACGCTGCCCGACGGTGTATCGCTCGAGACCGGCGCGGCCCTCGGCGTTCCCGCGGTGACCGCTTGGCGGTCGCTGATCGATCACGCCGAACTCGAGCCAGCGGAGCGGTGTCTCGTCCACGGCGGCAGCGGCGGGGTGGGTCACGCTGCAGTGCAGATCGCGGCCGCAACCGGGGCCGAGGTGACGACGACGGCCGCGCCGGAGTACCACGAGAAACTCGAGTCCCTCGGGGCCGATGTCGTACTGGACTACGCGCGCGAGGATCTCGAGGACGCGGTGATCACCGCGGGCGCTCCCGACGTGATCCTCGATCACCGACTCGACGACTACCTCCAGTTCGACGCGAACGTCGCGACGCAGGGGACTCGAGTCGTCGGCATCGGTAACACGGTTCCCGAGGCCGGCTTCTCGAACGTCCCCGCGGCGCGCTCGAAGGAACTGCGGATCCACCTGATCAGCATGTTCAACACGTCGGATCTCGCCGCGGTGCTCCGCCGCGTCGCCACGTTGCTCTCGAGCGGCGAGCTCTCGCCGGAGATCGACCGAACGTACGACCTGTCGGAGGTTCCAGAGGCACACGAGGCCGTACTCTCCGAGAGCTTCTTCGGGAAACTGGTCGTCACGCCGTAG
- a CDS encoding SDR family oxidoreductase produces the protein MSVTYDFSETVAVVTGASGALGSAAVERFRDAGATVCAVDVVEPDADDSLLEPDDAVQFYEVDLTDEDEVAELFEDIVDDHGRVDHLLNIAGTWMGGQHVAETDLEEFDALMNINLKTAFLASKHALPHLQDSEGSIVSVSARSSLEGGEGDGPYRITKAGLRILTETLAEENRGVVRANCVMPSVIDTPMNREMMPDSDHDSWVDPLEIADVMAFLCSDGASVTSGAAVPVYGEA, from the coding sequence ATGTCTGTCACGTACGATTTCTCGGAGACGGTCGCGGTGGTCACCGGCGCGAGCGGCGCGCTCGGCAGCGCCGCGGTCGAACGGTTTCGAGACGCGGGCGCGACCGTCTGCGCCGTCGACGTCGTCGAACCGGACGCGGACGACAGCCTCCTCGAGCCGGACGACGCCGTCCAGTTCTACGAGGTGGATCTGACTGACGAGGACGAGGTCGCCGAGCTGTTCGAGGATATCGTCGACGACCACGGGCGGGTCGATCACCTGCTCAACATCGCCGGCACGTGGATGGGCGGCCAGCACGTAGCGGAGACGGATCTCGAGGAGTTCGACGCACTGATGAACATCAACCTGAAAACGGCGTTTCTGGCGTCGAAACACGCCCTTCCGCACCTACAGGACAGCGAGGGATCGATCGTCAGCGTGAGCGCGCGCTCGAGTCTCGAGGGCGGCGAGGGCGACGGCCCCTACCGGATCACAAAAGCCGGCCTCCGAATCCTCACCGAGACGCTGGCCGAGGAGAATCGTGGCGTTGTCCGGGCGAACTGCGTCATGCCGAGCGTGATCGACACGCCGATGAACCGCGAGATGATGCCCGATTCGGATCACGACTCGTGGGTCGACCCGCTCGAGATCGCGGACGTGATGGCGTTTCTCTGTAGCGACGGTGCGTCGGTCACGAGCGGCGCTGCTGTCCCGGTCTACGGCGAGGCCTGA
- a CDS encoding cold-shock protein, with product MANGKVDFFNDTGGYGFISTDDGDLDDDEDVFFHMEDVGGEDLTEGTEVEFDIESSPKGPRAANVVRQ from the coding sequence ATGGCAAACGGTAAGGTTGATTTCTTCAACGACACTGGCGGCTACGGTTTCATTTCGACTGATGACGGCGACCTCGACGACGACGAAGACGTTTTCTTCCACATGGAGGATGTCGGCGGCGAGGACCTCACGGAAGGGACGGAGGTCGAGTTCGACATCGAGTCCTCGCCCAAGGGGCCTCGTGCGGCGAACGTCGTCCGACAGTAA